The DNA sequence TCGGGCCTCATTTAAATAGCATATATCTTATATATTATACACACCAATAATTATGCCTGCCGACGCTGTTTGCACCCGGCCACCACCATAATTGATATGTTGCATTATTCGACATAGAGCAACAAATATAATATTATTTATGGATAATACTAATCGACAGGAAGAATAAATTAAAAAAAGGTTTTAAGCAAACATTTCCCGTATTATTACGTTCTAAGAACAGTGAATAAAATGTAGACTCGGCGCGGATAAATGCGTTTAAAAACCCACAGAGTTGAAGTCATTACCGAAACAATAAGAATGAATCCGAAAAACAATAATAAAGTAATCATTGTCTCGAATCGACTACCCGTAAAGATTGAAAGAAAAGAAGATGGATTAGTAATTAGCCCAAGTGAAGGCGGGTTAGCAACCGGTCTGGGATCCATCTACAATGAAGGAAATAATATATGGGTTGGTTGGCCAGGCATCATCCCACAAGATGAAGCGGAAACGGCTTTCATCACAGAAGAATTACGCCGGCTCAACCTCGTTCCGGTTTTCCTGACCGAAGAAGAAATATTAGGTTATTACGAAGGTTTCTCTAATGAAGTGCTGTGGCCTATCTGCCACTATAGTCCAAGTTATGCGGTATACGACACGGACAACTGGAATACCTACGTGCAGGTCAATGAAAAATTTGGACAGATTGTTCGGGAATACATTGATAGTGAGGATACCGTTTGGATCCACGACTATCAACTCATGCTACTTCCCAATGTACTGCGCAGACAGTACGAGAAGTTATCCATTGGGTATTTTCAGCACATCCCATTCCCACCAGATGAAGTGTTTAGAAGTATTCCCTGGCGGAATGAATTGCTACTCGGTATACTTGGAGCAGATCTGATCGCTTTCCATACCTTCAACGACACCCAACATTTCTTAGATGCCTGTACACATATACTGAACATTCCGATCCGCAACAACTACTTGCAGATCCGCGGACGCAGTGCCTATGTGGAGGTATATCCCATGGGAATCGATTTCGACAAGTTTAATACTTTGTCGAAGGAACCGGCGGTGAAGGAAAGAGCATTGGAGATCAAATCCTACTTTAAACAACGCAAAATCATTCTGTCGATCGATCGGCTAGACTACAGTAAAGGTATCATACAACGTATTGTGGCGTTCGAGGAGCTACTGAAAAATCATCCAGAATTGCGTGATCAGGTGGTATTGTATATGCTAGTAGTGCCATCACGTGACAAGGTGAAGCAGTACAAACGCCTGCGCGATGAAATCGATCGCAGAGTGGGCAATATCAATTCAGTGTATGGATCTACCGACTGGACGCCGATTGCTTACTTCTATAACTCCTACCCTGTCGAAGAACTATCTTCCTTGTATGTGGCGGCAGATGTATGCTTGATCACCTCCATCCGCGACGGTATGAACCTCGTGAGTAAAGAATACATTGCTAGCAAAGAAGAAACTTCGGGTGTATTGGTACTCAGCGAATTGGCAGGTGCCTCAAAAGAATTAATTGACGCAGTGCATGTAAACCCGAACTCTGTGGATCAGATCAGCCACGCATTACATTTTGCGCTGCACATGTCGGAAGAAGAAAAACTCAACCGGATGAACGCCAACTTTGCTTTGGTCAAGAAGTTTAACATTCACCATTGGGTGGAGATTTTCTTCGCCCGAATGAAGGAGATCAAAATTCAGCAACGGAAGGAGTTTGCCCGCAAAATCCAGCCAGAAAATAACGATGCCATTGCGGCCAAATTCCAAAGCACAACGAAAAGAATCTTCTTCCTTGATTATGATGGCACATTAATTGGCTTCCACAATGAAGCGGATAAAGCTACACCTACGGACGAAGTGTACGAACTGTTGGACACCTTACAATCTGACCCGAATAATACCGTCGTGATTATTAGTGGTCGACCGCATCAAACGCTGGATAAGTGGTTTGGCAATCGCGGTTACACCTTAGTAGGTGAGCACGGCGTGTGGAAAAAATTACCGGGTGAAGCCTGGAGGAGTAAATCCAACTTATCGGATCGCTGGAAACCATCGGTAAAGCGTATCATGAATAAAATTGCCAACCGCACCGCTGGATCTTCTGTTGAAGAGAAAGAATACTCTATGGCTTGGCATTACCGCAAAGTGCAGTCGGGACTGGGCAGGCTGCGGGCGCAAGAGCTGATGGATAGCCTGCGATACCTTATACCGCATCATGGCTTGCAACTTTTGTATGGAGATAAGGTCATCGAAGTGAAGAACTCCGAGGTCAATAAAGGTAAGGCAGCCAGCGGCATTGTTGAAAAACTGCAACCTGATTTTATCTTTGCTATGGGCGACGATGCCACTGATGAGGATATGTTTCATGAATTGCCTGCAGAGACCGTTTCGGTAAAAGTGGGCAGTAAAAAATCTGCTGCAAAATATTATGTAGATAGCCAGCAGGATGCAATACAATTATTGCATTCTATTGCAGGACTAATTCAGCAAAATCAACCCAAATAACTTATATATAGAATAAGCTTTATATGTCGCAAAAACATCGTTACGAAAGCGGTATCATAGGTAACTGCTCCTATATTGCCCATGTGGGCAAAGACACCAACGTCAATTGGTTATGTTGGCCATCTTTTGAAGACTCCTTTATATTCGGCTCGTTATTGGACGCAGAGAAAGGTGGAGAATTTTCCATCCGACCAACGGGAGAAATCCTGCAAAGCAGACAATATTATGTAGACAATACCAACGTATTGTGTACGGAGATCACGAGTGAAGATGGATCTTATCGAATTACCGATTTTGCACCAAGGTTTGAGCAGTACGAGCGCTATTATAAGCCCCTGATGCTCATACGCAAGGTAGAACCATTATCCGGTCATCCAAAAATTAGGGTTAACTGTGAACCAACATACGATTACGGAAAACAGACTTTCAAAAAAGACCGTGGCAGTAATCATGTGCAATACCACTCGGCAGATACGCACATGCGCTTGGCGACTAATATGCCAATCAGTCATTTCTTCGAAAATGAAGTGCCTTTTCTTTTAAACCAAACGGTGTACTTAATTTTGACTTATGGAAGTGCATTTGAAGCGCCAATAGAACGTACCGCAGAAGAGTTTCAAACTAGAACACAGCATTATTGGCAAAAATGGATTAAGAAAGCCTCCATCCCAACTTTTTATCAAAAGGAAGTCATTCGCTCCGCGCTAGTGCTCAAGTTACATCAATACGAAGATACAGGTGCGATTATCGCTGCAAGCACCACCAGCTTGCCAGAACATCCGGGATCAGGAAGAAATTGGGATTACCGCTACTGCTGGCTTCGTGATAGCTACTACGTACTGACGGCACTCAGTCACATCGGTCAGTTTGAAGAAATGGAGAAATATGCATCGTACATTGCCAATATTACGCATACTGATCTGGATCGTCTACAGCCACTTTATGGCATTTTCGGGCAACATAAATTGACCGAAAGCACATTGGATTATCTAGATGGATATCTTGGTGAACAACCGGTGCGGATTGGCAATCAAGCACACGAACATATCCAAAATGACGTATATGGACAGGCACTCATCGCTTTGCTGCCTTTGCTGACAGACAGCCGCTATAATCACGAATTGAAGATCAATGTCCGGGAATGGACTTCCTTTATCTTGAAGAAAATCGGAGCCACAATTGATGAATTGGATGCCGGAATCTGGGAATTCAGGAATTTTGAACAACGCCATTGCTATTCCAACCTATTCCAATGGGCCGGAAGTACCGCGGCGTTAAAGATCGCGCGTATGTATGGTCTGGATGATATCGCGGAAGAAGCACAACGTCTTAAAAAACGTGCATCCGAACACATAGAGGGATGTTTTGATCCAGAGGCTCAGGTTTATACCAACGCGATTGACAGCGAAAATCTGGATGCAAGTACCTTGCAGCTTATCATGATGAACTACCTGGATCCATCCAGCGAAAAGGCGCGCAAGCACTTGGAAAGTTTGGAAAAAGAATTGAAGGCGGAAAATGGTTTATTCTATCGCTATCTGCACAAGGATGATTTCGGCAAGCCAAAGTCAACTTTCCTAGTTTGTGCTTTCTGGTATGTGGAGGCGCTAGCCTGCGTCGGACGCATTGATGAGGCGAAAGATATTTTTGAAAAGCTAATGCAGTATAGCAATCACTTAATGTTATTTAGTGAGGATGTAAGCGAAAATGATGGTAGCCAATGGGGCAACTTCCCACAGGCTTATAGTCATGTGGGCTTGGTCAATGCGGCGTATCGCATTGCCGTAAAGCTGGATCAGCCCACATTTTTTGAAAAAGAATAAATATATGTTACTAATACCCTCTTGGATCAAGAGGGTATTAGTAAAAAAAATTAGCTCCGATATTTCACATTTACTGTTTTTATCTATACCTTTGTATCCCAGAAAATGAAAGAAAATCTGTACCTATCTGACGCCTTTTTACCAATGATTTTCATTGGTCATGTACGAAATTAATTTGCAGCCCATTTGGGCTTTTTTTATGTATATAGGCCAAGAAAGGATAGCAGAAGATCTACTTTTAAGTGTTTAACTATCGTTATTTTATACAACAATGACCAACTACAGCAAATTACCCGCGGTATTAGTACTCGAAGATGGCACAGCTTTTCACGGAAAGGCAGCAGGAAAAATCGGCACTACAACTGGCGAAATCTGTTTTAACACGGGTACCACTGGATACCAGGAGATTTTTACAGACCCTTCTTACTATGCGCAAATCATGGTAACGACAAATGCCCACATTGGTAATTATGGGGTAGATGAGGAAGATACCGAATCTAAAAAAATCCAGATTGCTGGCTTGGTATGTAAAAACTACAATGTAAACTACAGTCGCAAGATGGCGGATGGTTCCATCCAAAACTATTTTGAAGAGGAGAATCTAGTCGGCATTTCTGATATCGACACACGTTCTCTAGTGCGTTACATCCGAGACAAAGGTGCGATGAATGCGATTATCTCTTCTGAAAACCTAGACGTAGATTCTTTAGTAAAACAACTTGCTGAAGTACCTTCCATGGCCGGCCTGGAGTTATCCTCCCATGTAACTACCCAAGAGCCCTATTATTTTGGCGATGAAGATGCTTCGACGCGTATCGCAGTACTAGACCTTGGAATCAAGAAAAATATATTACGCAATTTTGATGCACGCCAGGTATATGCAAAAGTTTTTCCAGCTAAGACTTCTTTCCAAGAAATGGAAGCTTGGGGAGCGGATGGCTATTTTATCTCTAATGGTCCTGGAGATCCTGCAGCGATGGACTACGCCATCCATACGGTAAAAGAAATTTTGGCGGCGGATAAGCCGATGTTTGGAATCTGTTTAGGTCATCAGATTTTAGCCTTAGCAAATGATATCCGTACTGAAAAAATGCACAATGGACACAGAGGTATCAACCACCCGGTAAAGAATATTATTGCGGATAAATGTGAGATTACGTCTCAAAATCATGGGTTTGGTGTGATCCGTGAAGATATTGAAAACTCGGATGCGGTAGAGGTAACACACATCAATCTCAATGATAATTCGATCGAAGGAATCCGCGTGAAAGGTAAGAAGGCATTCTCGGTGCAATATCACCCGGAATCTTCTCCCGGCCCACACGATTCTCGTTATCTTTTTGATGACTTCATCGCGATGGTGAAAGGGTAATTCTCACTATTAACTTCTAAAATGATAAGGGCCGTTGATCATCAACGGCCCTTATCATTTTAGAAAGATTTAGGTTACCCAATATTTTCCTTGTTAAATAACAACATGATTTTATCAAAAAAGAAGCGGCCGCACTTATCATTTACGGCCGCTTACTTCTTTAGATATCGTTATTTGTAAGCGCTTCCGAAGTAGGAATAGGGAAAACGTAGCGACTATCGGTTACCGGTATAGAGTTACCCGCTCCAACAGAAGTTATAGGTGTGTTACGACGTTGTAAATCTGGAATTCTAAATCCTTCACCCAACAACTCAATACGTCTTTCCAATAAAATAGCTTGAACCGCAGCAGAAGAACTATTCAACCCAGAAAAGGTATAGTTTGCATCGGATCGGCTACGCACCGCCTGCAAAAGAGCAGTCGCTCTTGTCAAACTACCTGCTTCAGCTTCAGCCTCCGCTAGGTTAAGCAGCACTTCTGGATAGCGAATAATTGGTACCCAATCAATAAATGGTGATGCACCGCTCCACTTTGTGACAATATGCCAAGCTGCGGAGTAAGGAGATGTTAACCCGCTACGACGAGCATCTGTTTCTGGCCACGCAGCGGTATTCGCATAAATTCCAGGCGCGCTTTGATTCAGGTAATATTCGATGTTTCCAACGTTGTAATAATAGCCCAATTGGTTTTGTGTTCCCGGAGGGTTAGTATCCGCCATTGGAAAGGACAATACACTTTCCGTTGTGTTATAGGTTCTGAATACATTCACTACATTAGCTTGCAACGCGTGTGCAACCCGG is a window from the Sphingobacterium sp. lm-10 genome containing:
- a CDS encoding glycoside hydrolase family 15 protein; protein product: MSQKHRYESGIIGNCSYIAHVGKDTNVNWLCWPSFEDSFIFGSLLDAEKGGEFSIRPTGEILQSRQYYVDNTNVLCTEITSEDGSYRITDFAPRFEQYERYYKPLMLIRKVEPLSGHPKIRVNCEPTYDYGKQTFKKDRGSNHVQYHSADTHMRLATNMPISHFFENEVPFLLNQTVYLILTYGSAFEAPIERTAEEFQTRTQHYWQKWIKKASIPTFYQKEVIRSALVLKLHQYEDTGAIIAASTTSLPEHPGSGRNWDYRYCWLRDSYYVLTALSHIGQFEEMEKYASYIANITHTDLDRLQPLYGIFGQHKLTESTLDYLDGYLGEQPVRIGNQAHEHIQNDVYGQALIALLPLLTDSRYNHELKINVREWTSFILKKIGATIDELDAGIWEFRNFEQRHCYSNLFQWAGSTAALKIARMYGLDDIAEEAQRLKKRASEHIEGCFDPEAQVYTNAIDSENLDASTLQLIMMNYLDPSSEKARKHLESLEKELKAENGLFYRYLHKDDFGKPKSTFLVCAFWYVEALACVGRIDEAKDIFEKLMQYSNHLMLFSEDVSENDGSQWGNFPQAYSHVGLVNAAYRIAVKLDQPTFFEKE
- the carA gene encoding glutamine-hydrolyzing carbamoyl-phosphate synthase small subunit, yielding MTNYSKLPAVLVLEDGTAFHGKAAGKIGTTTGEICFNTGTTGYQEIFTDPSYYAQIMVTTNAHIGNYGVDEEDTESKKIQIAGLVCKNYNVNYSRKMADGSIQNYFEEENLVGISDIDTRSLVRYIRDKGAMNAIISSENLDVDSLVKQLAEVPSMAGLELSSHVTTQEPYYFGDEDASTRIAVLDLGIKKNILRNFDARQVYAKVFPAKTSFQEMEAWGADGYFISNGPGDPAAMDYAIHTVKEILAADKPMFGICLGHQILALANDIRTEKMHNGHRGINHPVKNIIADKCEITSQNHGFGVIREDIENSDAVEVTHINLNDNSIEGIRVKGKKAFSVQYHPESSPGPHDSRYLFDDFIAMVKG
- a CDS encoding bifunctional alpha,alpha-trehalose-phosphate synthase (UDP-forming)/trehalose-phosphatase, with product MNPKNNNKVIIVSNRLPVKIERKEDGLVISPSEGGLATGLGSIYNEGNNIWVGWPGIIPQDEAETAFITEELRRLNLVPVFLTEEEILGYYEGFSNEVLWPICHYSPSYAVYDTDNWNTYVQVNEKFGQIVREYIDSEDTVWIHDYQLMLLPNVLRRQYEKLSIGYFQHIPFPPDEVFRSIPWRNELLLGILGADLIAFHTFNDTQHFLDACTHILNIPIRNNYLQIRGRSAYVEVYPMGIDFDKFNTLSKEPAVKERALEIKSYFKQRKIILSIDRLDYSKGIIQRIVAFEELLKNHPELRDQVVLYMLVVPSRDKVKQYKRLRDEIDRRVGNINSVYGSTDWTPIAYFYNSYPVEELSSLYVAADVCLITSIRDGMNLVSKEYIASKEETSGVLVLSELAGASKELIDAVHVNPNSVDQISHALHFALHMSEEEKLNRMNANFALVKKFNIHHWVEIFFARMKEIKIQQRKEFARKIQPENNDAIAAKFQSTTKRIFFLDYDGTLIGFHNEADKATPTDEVYELLDTLQSDPNNTVVIISGRPHQTLDKWFGNRGYTLVGEHGVWKKLPGEAWRSKSNLSDRWKPSVKRIMNKIANRTAGSSVEEKEYSMAWHYRKVQSGLGRLRAQELMDSLRYLIPHHGLQLLYGDKVIEVKNSEVNKGKAASGIVEKLQPDFIFAMGDDATDEDMFHELPAETVSVKVGSKKSAAKYYVDSQQDAIQLLHSIAGLIQQNQPK